The proteins below come from a single Mucilaginibacter mali genomic window:
- the mnmD gene encoding tRNA (5-methylaminomethyl-2-thiouridine)(34)-methyltransferase MnmD has product MTEETGNHQADQLPLQGAGGPELSFVTTADGSKTIYNLMVGENYHSKHGALQESIHVFLNSGLRYFLAGMDMQQVSVLEVGLGTGLNFLLSADFCTAKNIKLEHTGIEAYPLSLEMISQTGYNDYVSPKLWADFLDWYPSSINHLVDINPYCKLKTAHTTLSAFQSAELYDVIYFDAFAALHQPEMWSEEVINHTASFLKPGGVFVTYAITGNLKRMLKALGFKVEKAPGAPGKREMLRAVKL; this is encoded by the coding sequence ATGACAGAAGAAACTGGCAATCATCAGGCAGATCAGCTCCCCCTTCAGGGGGCCGGGGGGCCTGAACTTTCGTTCGTCACCACCGCCGATGGTTCTAAAACCATCTACAACCTCATGGTTGGCGAAAATTACCACTCGAAGCACGGGGCTTTACAGGAAAGTATACACGTATTTCTAAATTCGGGCTTACGCTATTTTTTAGCGGGGATGGATATGCAACAGGTATCTGTACTGGAAGTGGGCCTGGGCACAGGACTCAATTTTTTGCTCAGCGCCGATTTTTGTACTGCCAAAAACATCAAACTGGAGCATACCGGCATCGAGGCTTATCCGCTGAGCCTGGAAATGATCAGCCAAACCGGCTATAATGATTACGTATCGCCAAAATTATGGGCCGATTTTCTGGATTGGTATCCGTCGTCCATCAATCATTTGGTTGATATCAATCCTTACTGCAAGCTTAAAACCGCGCATACTACCCTATCGGCCTTTCAAAGTGCCGAACTTTACGATGTAATTTACTTTGATGCCTTTGCGGCGCTGCACCAGCCCGAGATGTGGAGCGAGGAGGTGATCAATCATACCGCAAGCTTTTTGAAACCTGGCGGCGTATTTGTTACCTATGCCATCACCGGTAACCTGAAACGTATGCTAAAAGCGCTTGGTTTTAAAGTAGAAAAAGCGCCGGGTGCGCCAGGAAAGCGGGAAATGTTAAGGGCGGTGAAGTTGTAA
- a CDS encoding MBL fold metallo-hydrolase, whose product MVIHQFYDTGLAHASYAVIRNGSMVVIDPARDPQPYYDFATLHQAQITGVIETHPHADFVSSHLEIHETTGATIYVSKLVGAEYPHQTFDDGDVISLSDIKLKAINTPGHSPDSICILVEDENGRQTDVFTGDTLFVGDVGRPDLRESAGNITAQKEDLARQMYHSTRDKLMKLPHHVTVYPAHGPGSLCGKNMSPDLHSTIGREIRENYALQLMDELQFVQLLTADQPFMPRYFGYDVEMNKAGADTLEINIAAVPRIDHRVFKDGVPIIDTRPATAFKQGHIAGAINLQDGGKFETWLGSVINPTEEFYLMAADAESLEKVIRKTAKIGYEKNIRSAQVAPANLTAATTPTFDLDAFEANPDNYTIIDARNWTEINSGMPFENALAIPLPELRERLNEIPTDKPIVVHCAAGYRSAAAASIIAAKITNVPVYDMGQVVTKFLQAH is encoded by the coding sequence ATGGTTATACATCAGTTTTACGATACCGGCCTGGCACATGCATCGTACGCGGTCATCCGCAATGGCAGCATGGTGGTGATTGACCCCGCCCGCGATCCGCAGCCTTATTATGATTTCGCTACCCTGCACCAGGCGCAGATAACCGGCGTGATAGAAACGCATCCGCATGCCGATTTTGTAAGCTCGCACCTGGAGATACACGAAACTACCGGCGCTACCATTTATGTGAGCAAGCTGGTTGGTGCCGAATACCCGCACCAAACCTTTGATGATGGTGATGTGATCAGCCTGAGCGATATCAAACTGAAAGCCATCAATACCCCGGGCCATTCGCCCGATTCGATATGTATTTTGGTGGAGGACGAGAATGGCCGCCAAACGGATGTTTTCACCGGCGATACCCTTTTTGTAGGCGATGTCGGTCGCCCCGACCTGCGTGAGAGCGCGGGCAATATCACCGCCCAGAAAGAAGACCTGGCCCGCCAGATGTACCATAGCACCCGCGATAAACTAATGAAGCTGCCCCACCATGTTACCGTTTACCCGGCGCACGGCCCCGGCTCGCTTTGCGGCAAAAACATGAGTCCCGATCTGCACAGCACCATCGGCAGGGAGATCCGCGAGAACTATGCGTTGCAATTAATGGACGAATTGCAGTTTGTGCAACTGCTCACCGCCGATCAGCCCTTTATGCCCCGTTACTTCGGTTACGATGTAGAGATGAACAAAGCTGGTGCCGATACACTTGAAATCAACATAGCAGCCGTACCTCGCATAGATCACCGTGTTTTTAAGGATGGTGTACCTATTATAGATACCCGCCCGGCCACAGCGTTTAAACAAGGCCATATCGCAGGCGCAATCAATCTACAGGATGGCGGCAAATTCGAAACATGGCTGGGTTCGGTAATTAACCCAACCGAAGAATTTTACCTGATGGCTGCCGACGCGGAAAGCCTTGAAAAGGTGATCAGGAAAACGGCCAAGATCGGCTATGAAAAGAATATCAGATCGGCACAGGTTGCACCTGCTAATTTAACGGCAGCAACCACACCTACGTTTGATCTGGATGCTTTTGAAGCTAATCCCGATAACTATACCATCATCGATGCCCGCAACTGGACAGAGATAAACAGCGGCATGCCATTTGAAAACGCCCTGGCCATCCCCCTGCCCGAACTGCGCGAGCGCCTAAATGAGATACCAACCGATAAACCCATTGTAGTACATTGCGCCGCCGGGTACCGCTCGGCAGCGGCTGCCAGTATTATCGCTGCCAAAATTACTAATGTGCCGGTTTATGATATGGGACAGGTGGTGACGAAGTTTCTCCAAGCACACTAA
- a CDS encoding OmpP1/FadL family transporter, with translation MRKLLLLLLATVPVMAFAQGFQVNLHGQKQIGMGHTGTGLLQDGASVLFNPGAVAMLPENYIQAGVSPLMFKSAFNPAGTNTVYNNSNKIATPFTAYAVWGPKNSFWKLGLGVYTPFGGLTDWGTSWTGKYSLESLDLKAIYIQPTISIKLADFMSIGGGFVYNRASVNLTRAIPLSNSAGADGQAQLSGDGKGYGWNAGVYFKTESGVTVGITHRSKVNTTIDAGNAVFTVPASVQANFPQPNTFSSGIPLPSTTSLGFGFYPTSKWTLAFDMNFVHWSVYKALAFDYAKNTAVLADTYSPRNYKDALDLRVGTEYKTTDKLALRLGGGFASTAVIDGYVTPEAPDANRYYLTAGLGYKLANHLDLDLSFEYENVSARKQTNIESQLSGTFRTNVYIPGLSLAYHW, from the coding sequence ATGAGAAAACTCTTACTCTTGCTTTTGGCAACCGTGCCGGTTATGGCATTTGCCCAGGGCTTCCAGGTAAACTTACACGGACAGAAGCAAATTGGCATGGGCCATACCGGCACCGGCTTGTTGCAGGATGGCGCATCGGTACTGTTTAACCCCGGCGCTGTAGCCATGTTACCCGAAAATTATATCCAGGCCGGCGTTAGTCCATTGATGTTTAAATCGGCTTTTAACCCGGCCGGTACCAATACCGTTTACAATAACTCAAACAAAATAGCTACGCCGTTTACTGCCTACGCGGTTTGGGGACCAAAAAATTCGTTCTGGAAATTAGGCCTGGGCGTTTATACGCCATTTGGTGGTTTAACCGACTGGGGCACCAGCTGGACCGGCAAATACTCGCTGGAAAGCCTTGACCTTAAGGCAATTTACATCCAGCCAACCATCAGCATTAAGCTGGCCGACTTTATGAGCATTGGCGGTGGTTTTGTGTATAACCGCGCAAGCGTTAACCTTACCCGTGCCATCCCGCTGTCAAACTCGGCAGGTGCCGATGGCCAGGCGCAGCTATCAGGCGATGGCAAAGGCTACGGCTGGAACGCCGGTGTTTACTTCAAAACCGAATCGGGCGTAACCGTTGGTATCACCCACCGTTCGAAGGTAAATACCACTATCGATGCCGGCAACGCTGTGTTTACCGTACCAGCTTCGGTACAGGCTAACTTCCCACAGCCAAACACATTTTCATCGGGCATCCCGCTGCCATCAACCACCTCGCTGGGTTTTGGCTTCTATCCTACCTCAAAATGGACTTTGGCCTTCGACATGAACTTTGTACACTGGAGCGTTTACAAAGCCTTAGCATTTGATTATGCTAAAAACACCGCTGTTTTGGCCGATACTTATTCGCCACGTAATTATAAGGATGCTTTAGACCTGCGTGTAGGTACCGAATACAAAACCACCGATAAACTAGCCTTGCGCCTTGGTGGCGGCTTCGCCAGCACTGCCGTTATCGACGGATATGTTACACCCGAAGCACCTGATGCCAACCGCTATTACCTGACCGCCGGCTTAGGTTACAAACTGGCTAACCACCTGGATCTGGATCTGTCGTTTGAATACGAAAACGTTTCGGCACGCAAGCAAACCAATATCGAGTCGCAACTGTCGGGCACGTTCCGTACCAATGTTTACATTCCCGGATTATCACTTGCTTATCACTGGTAG
- a CDS encoding type I phosphomannose isomerase catalytic subunit produces MSALYPLQFKTIYKDKIWGGQKIKTYLHKDFGDLPNCGETWEISGVKSDVSVVANGALAGESLAGLLEQYKDELVGKHVYDHFGNIFPLLVKFIDANDDLSIQVHPNDELAKKRHNSFGKTEMWYVIEADPGSTLIAGFSQKVDEQSYVDKLNSGHLMDILNKEDVNAGDVFFLPAGRVHTIGKGLLIAEIQQTSDITYRIYDFDRVDDKGQKRELHTELALAALDYNVYPEYKTQYTPAKNQDVHLVSCPYFTTNVMDYTENVTKDYNTLDSFVIHVCVDGAYTLKCNGESYEVKMGECLLLPKIIDQVELVTEGGFKILESYIE; encoded by the coding sequence ATGTCAGCATTATATCCCTTACAGTTTAAAACCATTTATAAAGACAAGATCTGGGGCGGTCAGAAGATCAAAACCTACCTGCATAAAGATTTTGGTGATCTGCCCAATTGTGGCGAGACCTGGGAGATTTCGGGCGTAAAGTCGGATGTATCGGTGGTGGCCAATGGCGCGCTGGCAGGGGAATCGCTGGCCGGCTTGCTGGAGCAATATAAAGATGAGTTGGTAGGTAAGCATGTGTACGATCACTTCGGTAATATTTTCCCCCTGCTGGTGAAATTTATTGATGCTAACGACGATCTTTCCATACAGGTGCACCCTAATGACGAACTGGCCAAAAAACGCCATAACTCGTTCGGCAAAACCGAAATGTGGTATGTGATAGAGGCCGATCCGGGTTCTACGCTGATTGCCGGTTTCAGCCAGAAAGTTGATGAGCAAAGTTATGTAGACAAGCTGAACAGCGGCCATTTGATGGATATCCTGAACAAAGAGGATGTAAATGCGGGCGATGTGTTCTTCCTGCCCGCCGGCCGCGTGCACACCATTGGCAAGGGCCTGCTGATTGCCGAGATCCAGCAAACATCAGACATTACTTACCGCATTTACGATTTTGACCGTGTAGACGATAAAGGCCAAAAACGCGAACTGCATACCGAACTGGCCTTAGCCGCGCTTGATTACAACGTTTACCCCGAATATAAAACCCAATATACCCCTGCTAAAAACCAGGATGTACATTTGGTAAGCTGCCCATACTTCACCACCAATGTGATGGATTACACCGAAAACGTAACGAAGGATTACAATACTTTAGATTCGTTTGTGATACATGTTTGTGTAGATGGCGCATATACGCTGAAATGCAACGGCGAAAGCTACGAAGTGAAAATGGGCGAATGCCTGCTGCTGCCAAAGATAATTGACCAGGTGGAGTTGGTTACCGAGGGGGGCTTTAAGATTTTGGAGAGTTATATTGAGTAA
- a CDS encoding helix-turn-helix domain-containing protein → MSKKIAQLSLSKFADLYADNFVSADFFIADEKQLLTLSEYPYRSDGYIIGICTRGTAQVEVNLQVYEARPDAMLLATPFHVLRIYNASPDFLCRFLVFSKAFLTENNGNSHFLESFSYFKNTSIPVIYPDNDDARMVLDIYLLMQQKLERDHPYRMQISRSMLTGMLYEVQAVYEKQHTIIKGKQTRKQELNVLFQDLVFQQYKEHRNVQYYAESLFVSPKHLTETIKEVTGRTAGEWIDDAVILEAKVLLRNNDISIANVADAIHFPDQSTFGKYFKKHTGMSPSDYRVVSGN, encoded by the coding sequence ATGAGTAAAAAGATCGCCCAATTAAGCTTATCTAAATTTGCCGACCTATATGCCGATAATTTTGTAAGCGCCGATTTTTTTATCGCTGACGAAAAACAGCTGCTCACCCTTAGCGAATACCCCTACCGATCAGATGGTTACATTATTGGTATCTGTACCCGTGGCACCGCCCAGGTAGAAGTAAACCTGCAGGTGTACGAGGCCCGGCCCGATGCCATGCTGCTGGCCACGCCTTTCCATGTGCTGAGGATCTATAATGCCAGTCCCGATTTTTTGTGCCGTTTCCTGGTTTTTTCCAAAGCATTCCTGACCGAGAATAACGGCAACAGCCATTTTTTAGAATCGTTCAGCTATTTTAAAAATACTTCCATCCCTGTTATCTATCCCGATAACGATGATGCCCGAATGGTGCTGGATATCTACCTGCTGATGCAACAAAAATTGGAGCGCGATCATCCGTACCGTATGCAGATCTCACGAAGCATGCTAACCGGGATGCTGTACGAAGTGCAGGCCGTGTACGAGAAGCAGCACACCATTATTAAAGGCAAGCAAACCCGTAAACAGGAGTTGAACGTGTTGTTCCAGGACCTGGTGTTTCAGCAATATAAAGAGCACCGTAACGTACAGTACTATGCCGAATCGTTGTTTGTATCGCCCAAGCACTTAACCGAAACTATAAAGGAAGTCACCGGCCGCACAGCCGGCGAGTGGATAGACGATGCCGTGATACTGGAAGCCAAGGTACTGCTGCGCAATAACGATATCAGTATAGCCAACGTGGCCGATGCGATCCATTTCCCTGATCAATCTACCTTCGGCAAGTATTTTAAAAAGCATACAGGCATGTCGCCGTCGGATTATAGGGTAGTGAGCGGGAATTAA
- a CDS encoding LacI family DNA-binding transcriptional regulator, translated as MKRPSGTATKTEITILDMAKELQVSKSTISRALQDHHSIGAAMKQAVRDLAAKYNYQPNAIASSLSNRSTKTIGVIIPILYHYFFAAAIAGIEETAYAHGYKVIICQSGESYEREVIAARTLFSARVDGLIVSVSRKTSDMEHFKLFQDKNIPLIFFDRLPVGIESDSISVDDYQGAYKVVEHLVKRGYKKIAHFAGPLNITLCQNRLRGYKDALQDNGLPFDESLVYECGFERRHGVQTAKQLQKSNLPDAIFAVCDAVAVGVILTLKERGISVPKTVAVAGFNDDPIATIVDPPLTTTVQPAFAMGEEAAKIFFKKVDGKAKKPVKKILKTSLVVRKST; from the coding sequence ATGAAGCGCCCAAGCGGTACAGCTACTAAAACCGAAATTACGATACTGGATATGGCAAAAGAGTTGCAGGTATCCAAGTCTACCATATCCCGGGCGCTTCAGGATCATCATTCTATAGGCGCCGCCATGAAGCAAGCCGTGCGCGATCTGGCGGCTAAGTATAACTATCAGCCCAACGCTATCGCGTCCAGCTTATCAAACCGGTCTACCAAAACCATTGGTGTTATTATACCTATATTATATCACTATTTTTTCGCGGCAGCTATAGCCGGTATCGAGGAAACGGCCTATGCGCATGGTTACAAAGTGATCATTTGCCAGTCGGGCGAATCGTACGAGCGGGAAGTTATCGCTGCCCGCACCCTGTTTTCGGCCAGGGTAGATGGGCTGATCGTCTCCGTTTCGCGCAAGACAAGTGATATGGAGCACTTCAAACTTTTCCAGGATAAGAACATCCCCCTGATATTTTTCGACCGCTTGCCCGTTGGAATAGAGAGCGACAGTATATCGGTTGATGATTACCAGGGCGCATACAAAGTGGTAGAGCACCTGGTTAAGCGCGGCTATAAAAAGATAGCCCATTTTGCCGGGCCGCTAAACATTACCCTTTGCCAAAACAGGTTGCGCGGATACAAAGACGCGCTGCAGGACAATGGTTTACCATTTGATGAAAGCCTGGTATACGAATGTGGTTTCGAACGTAGGCATGGCGTACAAACCGCAAAGCAACTCCAAAAAAGCAATTTGCCCGATGCTATTTTCGCGGTGTGCGACGCGGTTGCAGTAGGCGTGATCCTTACCTTAAAGGAGCGGGGGATCAGCGTACCCAAAACTGTAGCCGTTGCCGGATTTAATGATGACCCGATAGCTACCATTGTCGATCCGCCGTTAACCACTACCGTGCAACCCGCCTTTGCCATGGGTGAGGAGGCTGCCAAAATATTCTTCAAAAAGGTAGACGGAAAAGCCAAAAAGCCGGTGAAGAAAATATTGAAGACGAGCTTGGTGGTGAGGAAATCAACTTGA
- a CDS encoding SGNH/GDSL hydrolase family protein, translating into MKNFKSHHILVFAGLLAFTACKTNITTPTPTAGSANFSRYIAVGNSLTAGYADGGLYRDGQLNSYPSIIAKQMASVGGGTFTQPLFTEAQANGSGYVKLTGFDPTTGSPITTPVTTNLAVTGVTAVPGFGNVTTYTKYTGDLNNYGVPGIKLQQITYAPYGNLNGYFERLLPNPTPTNNTTYLDFVTAKPFTFFTDWLGNNDALGYATSGGAGDVLTDKAQFAALYQASIAKLVAGGTGGSGAKGAVATIPDVTTIPYFTTVTVPLILANVQKSAPTVTGLYINALVPGTTSTYAPRLATANDLIVLTFPTSKMGVPTGGIPYGLHPLNPIENQYVLDAAEQAMVKDYVVSYNNTIKSIAATNGLAVFDAYTFLTNVKANGLVVNGISLSSNFVSGGIFSLDGVHLTPRGYAIVANEFIKAINSKYGSSVPLADVSAYSGVKFP; encoded by the coding sequence ATGAAAAATTTCAAATCACACCATATACTCGTATTTGCAGGTTTACTGGCCTTTACAGCTTGCAAAACCAATATTACCACGCCTACGCCAACAGCAGGCTCGGCCAATTTTTCAAGATACATAGCGGTGGGTAACTCGCTTACTGCCGGTTATGCCGATGGCGGCCTTTATCGCGATGGGCAGCTAAATTCATACCCCAGCATCATTGCCAAACAAATGGCAAGCGTTGGCGGCGGCACGTTTACCCAACCCCTGTTTACCGAAGCGCAGGCTAATGGTTCGGGCTATGTTAAACTGACAGGCTTCGACCCGACCACCGGTTCGCCAATCACTACGCCGGTAACTACTAACCTGGCTGTAACAGGTGTAACTGCGGTTCCGGGCTTTGGCAACGTAACCACTTATACCAAATACACCGGCGACTTGAACAATTACGGTGTACCGGGAATTAAGTTACAGCAGATCACTTACGCCCCTTACGGCAACCTGAATGGTTACTTCGAGCGCTTACTGCCTAATCCAACGCCTACCAACAACACCACTTATTTAGATTTTGTTACCGCCAAGCCCTTCACTTTCTTTACCGACTGGCTGGGTAATAACGATGCTTTAGGCTATGCTACCTCAGGCGGTGCGGGCGATGTACTGACGGATAAAGCGCAATTCGCTGCCTTATACCAGGCATCTATAGCTAAATTAGTGGCTGGCGGCACAGGCGGCAGCGGCGCTAAAGGCGCTGTGGCTACCATTCCGGATGTTACTACCATTCCGTACTTTACTACGGTAACTGTTCCCCTTATTTTGGCTAACGTACAGAAAAGCGCGCCTACCGTAACCGGTTTGTATATCAATGCGCTGGTTCCGGGTACTACCTCAACTTACGCGCCGAGACTGGCTACTGCCAACGACCTGATCGTACTGACCTTCCCTACCTCTAAAATGGGCGTACCAACGGGTGGCATCCCTTACGGTTTGCATCCGCTTAACCCTATCGAAAACCAATACGTTTTAGATGCGGCAGAGCAGGCGATGGTTAAGGATTATGTGGTATCGTACAATAACACCATCAAAAGCATTGCTGCAACCAACGGCCTGGCTGTATTTGATGCCTATACCTTCCTAACCAATGTAAAAGCAAACGGCTTGGTAGTAAACGGCATCAGCTTAAGCTCTAACTTTGTGAGCGGTGGTATCTTCTCCTTAGATGGTGTGCACTTAACCCCGCGCGGTTATGCCATTGTGGCCAACGAGTTTATTAAAGCCATCAACAGTAAATATGGCTCAAGCGTTCCGCTGGCAGATGTATCGGCCTATAGCGGCGTAAAATTCCCATAA
- a CDS encoding DUF3943 domain-containing protein: MELKKYLLIPILLLSGLLTDFTASAQQVPFYTPTPVNSRLRRREIRDSLLNHKHLQRAFIEFGITELAPFSLDRFIRHADFAQITWKTTGYNLNPAHWAWDNDPFQTNQFGHPYHGSLFYNAFRTNGYSFWQSVPAAFAGSYLWETFAESQPPAPNDFINTSFGGIVLGEMTYRMSNKIVNNHTRGFHRQMSEVVALLVSPTNGLNRILDGKWGRVSPNTLEVDSSKISAEFDLGYRKFNTGNQSLFGSNGQTGWYAHAKLLYGSRYQNFSKPFSNIIINAEVGKDDSTFLNTVSVYGSIAGWQLDTAETIKHLLVISANYDYIANSSFFYGGESVKANLYSQFVPFRKVKLSTQLSAGPILLAAIPSPYSDSGRNYDYGSGFGIGGGATLSLLDKFFFTANYRGGYSKTLNGSHSHYFLHSVSGEFSYMPIPHVSANIEPGYVTLEGNYRDHPEFNRNYPYVKISARWAVNIR, encoded by the coding sequence ATGGAACTAAAAAAATACCTGCTGATCCCTATACTGCTGTTAAGTGGCTTGCTGACCGATTTTACGGCATCGGCCCAACAAGTACCATTTTATACCCCTACACCGGTAAACAGCCGGCTGCGCAGGCGCGAGATACGCGACAGCCTGCTTAACCATAAGCACCTGCAACGCGCTTTTATCGAATTTGGTATTACGGAACTGGCCCCCTTCTCCTTAGATAGATTTATACGGCATGCCGATTTTGCCCAGATCACCTGGAAAACCACGGGCTACAACCTTAACCCGGCGCATTGGGCCTGGGATAACGACCCTTTTCAAACCAATCAGTTCGGGCACCCTTATCATGGCAGCTTGTTTTATAACGCTTTCCGTACCAATGGTTACAGTTTTTGGCAATCGGTGCCGGCGGCTTTCGCGGGTAGTTACCTGTGGGAAACTTTTGCCGAGAGCCAGCCGCCCGCGCCCAACGATTTTATTAATACCAGCTTTGGCGGCATCGTTCTGGGCGAAATGACCTATCGCATGTCTAACAAAATTGTAAACAACCATACCCGCGGCTTTCACCGGCAAATGAGTGAGGTGGTGGCATTATTGGTATCGCCAACAAACGGCCTGAACCGCATATTGGATGGTAAATGGGGGAGGGTGAGCCCTAATACGCTGGAGGTGGATTCCTCAAAGATCAGCGCCGAGTTTGATCTTGGTTACCGTAAATTCAATACGGGTAACCAAAGCTTGTTTGGCAGTAACGGGCAAACCGGCTGGTATGCGCACGCTAAACTATTGTATGGTAGCAGGTATCAAAATTTCAGCAAGCCCTTTAGTAATATTATTATTAATGCCGAGGTGGGTAAGGATGACAGTACGTTCCTGAATACAGTAAGCGTTTATGGATCGATAGCCGGCTGGCAACTGGATACCGCCGAGACCATTAAGCACCTGCTGGTGATATCGGCCAATTACGATTACATTGCCAATTCCTCCTTCTTTTATGGCGGCGAAAGCGTAAAGGCCAACCTGTATTCGCAATTTGTACCTTTCAGGAAGGTGAAGTTGAGTACCCAGTTATCTGCCGGGCCGATACTACTGGCAGCCATACCAAGCCCATACTCCGATAGCGGCCGTAATTATGATTATGGTTCGGGTTTTGGTATTGGTGGCGGCGCCACCTTAAGTTTGCTGGATAAATTTTTCTTCACGGCCAATTATCGCGGGGGATATTCTAAAACGCTGAATGGCAGTCATTCTCATTATTTCCTGCATTCCGTTTCGGGCGAGTTTAGTTATATGCCTATTCCGCACGTTTCGGCCAATATCGAGCCGGGTTACGTAACGCTGGAGGGCAACTACCGGGATCATCCCGAGTTTAACCGTAATTATCCTTATGTGAAGATCTCGGCAAGGTGGGCGGTGAATATCAGGTAA
- a CDS encoding heparin lyase I family protein, whose product MRKMKITALALGAAGMMLLSNCKKENSAASTEPTNNTNPALRTESVLFNGDASNGSAAVWKDINVEQDGSVTTINDETGTLCWKFLKPAGSHRAEGHGAKNYQAASGSEIYIGWTCKLYMPTTLQTDAVFQWKSYPTSTTANHPIMLRTKNGNLDLQYFDINHVASVPWSIALSTGTWQKFVLRMNLSYSATTGYIELWYNGVKQTFSNGSQRYYCRTMDSDYCDPKWGVYGGDEAQATNIVKKIRIGSSYADVAQ is encoded by the coding sequence ATGAGAAAAATGAAAATTACAGCCCTGGCACTGGGTGCCGCAGGTATGATGCTACTATCAAACTGCAAGAAAGAAAACAGCGCGGCAAGTACCGAACCAACCAACAACACCAACCCTGCATTGCGTACCGAATCGGTACTATTTAACGGTGACGCCTCGAACGGATCGGCAGCGGTATGGAAAGACATTAATGTTGAACAGGACGGCAGCGTAACTACCATTAACGACGAAACCGGCACATTATGCTGGAAATTCCTGAAACCCGCAGGCAGCCACCGTGCTGAAGGCCATGGCGCTAAAAACTACCAGGCTGCGTCAGGTTCGGAGATCTATATTGGCTGGACCTGCAAACTATATATGCCGACAACCCTGCAAACCGACGCGGTATTTCAATGGAAATCGTACCCGACCAGCACTACGGCCAACCACCCTATTATGTTGCGTACCAAAAACGGTAACCTCGATCTGCAATACTTCGATATCAATCACGTAGCATCGGTACCATGGTCTATCGCCTTATCTACCGGCACCTGGCAAAAATTTGTGCTGCGCATGAACCTGTCGTACAGCGCCACTACCGGCTATATCGAACTTTGGTACAACGGCGTAAAGCAAACCTTTAGCAATGGCAGTCAACGCTACTACTGCCGCACCATGGATTCGGACTATTGCGATCCTAAATGGGGCGTTTACGGTGGCGATGAAGCGCAGGCTACCAACATTGTGAAGAAGATACGCATTGGCAGCAGCTATGCCGATGTGGCGCAATAA